A stretch of the Bacillus licheniformis DSM 13 = ATCC 14580 genome encodes the following:
- a CDS encoding LLM class flavin-dependent oxidoreductase: MLSLSILDQTPVSEGSKPELALQHTVELAQAAERLGYKRFWVSEHHFSRNLAGSSPEVLIGYLAAKTEKIRIGSGGVMLPHYSAYKVAENFRVLEGLAPGRIDLGVGRAPGGMPIASMALQNGGRRMADQYPEQIQDLVTYLYDQADEHHRFPNLTATPNIATAPAVWLLGSSGESARLAAQTGASYTFAQFINGEGGEEAARLYKERFEPSVLGEQPNVIVAVFVICAETEEKAENLAKSLDFSLLANEQGMVTEGFPSLETALSYQYSPYERKRVEDNRKRMVIGTPQQVKEQLLELAGAYGTDEIMAVTITHDFQDRLDSYRLLAEAFHQSI, encoded by the coding sequence ATGTTGTCATTAAGCATACTGGATCAGACTCCTGTTTCTGAAGGAAGCAAACCTGAACTGGCTTTGCAGCATACGGTGGAGCTTGCGCAAGCGGCGGAGCGGCTCGGATACAAGAGGTTTTGGGTTTCTGAGCACCATTTTTCCAGGAACTTGGCAGGGTCAAGTCCGGAGGTTCTGATCGGTTATCTTGCGGCTAAAACAGAGAAGATCCGTATAGGATCCGGCGGCGTCATGCTTCCGCATTACAGCGCCTACAAGGTGGCGGAAAACTTCCGCGTCTTGGAAGGACTAGCGCCCGGCAGGATTGATCTAGGTGTCGGACGTGCTCCGGGAGGGATGCCGATCGCTTCAATGGCCCTTCAAAATGGAGGAAGACGGATGGCTGACCAATATCCAGAACAAATTCAGGACCTCGTCACATATTTATACGATCAAGCCGATGAACATCACCGCTTTCCCAACTTGACCGCAACGCCGAACATCGCCACAGCGCCCGCTGTTTGGCTGCTCGGCTCCTCAGGGGAAAGCGCAAGGCTTGCCGCCCAAACAGGGGCATCATATACATTTGCTCAATTTATTAACGGTGAAGGCGGAGAAGAGGCGGCCAGACTGTACAAAGAGAGGTTCGAACCTTCTGTATTAGGGGAACAGCCAAATGTGATCGTTGCCGTATTTGTGATTTGCGCTGAGACAGAAGAGAAAGCGGAGAACCTTGCCAAAAGCTTGGATTTTTCTTTATTGGCCAATGAACAGGGGATGGTGACCGAAGGCTTTCCATCATTGGAAACGGCCCTGTCCTATCAATATTCTCCTTATGAAAGAAAGAGAGTGGAAGACAATCGAAAACGGATGGTCATCGGAACGCCGCAGCAGGTAAAGGAACAGCTGCTTGAACTGGCCGGCGCTTACGGAACGGACGAAATCATGGCGGTGACGATCACCCACGATTTTCAAGACAGATTGGATTCATACCGGCTGCTGGCCGAAGCGTTTCATCAGTCAATTTAG
- the nfsA gene encoding oxygen-insensitive NADPH nitroreductase has translation MNKTIETILNHRSIRSFTDRLLTEEEVRLLVESAQSASTSSYIQAYSIIGVTDPDKKRKLAELAGNQPYVEKNGHLFVFCADLYRHDKIARKKGVDITASLEGTETFMVSVIDAALAAQNMSIAAESMGLGICYIGGIRNNLNEVSELLETPEYVLPLFGLVVGQPANPSAKKPRLPLDHIYHENVYQADDAEFEKHLSAYDETISNYYQKRTDGKRSDKWTDQITGSLKKPPRAYMNEFVKGKGLNKR, from the coding sequence ATGAATAAAACGATTGAAACTATTTTAAATCACCGTTCGATCAGGTCTTTTACAGATCGGCTCCTGACCGAAGAAGAGGTTCGCCTGCTTGTGGAGAGCGCTCAAAGCGCATCGACGTCAAGCTATATTCAAGCATATTCAATCATCGGTGTCACCGATCCGGACAAGAAGCGCAAGCTTGCGGAATTGGCCGGGAACCAGCCATATGTTGAAAAAAACGGCCATCTGTTTGTATTTTGCGCAGATCTTTACAGGCATGACAAAATCGCTCGGAAAAAGGGTGTAGATATTACAGCTTCTCTTGAAGGGACGGAAACCTTTATGGTCAGCGTCATCGATGCAGCGCTTGCCGCTCAAAATATGTCAATAGCGGCCGAATCAATGGGCCTCGGCATCTGCTATATCGGTGGGATTCGCAACAATTTGAACGAAGTCTCCGAGCTTCTTGAAACACCTGAATACGTTCTTCCGCTGTTCGGGCTTGTCGTCGGCCAGCCGGCCAACCCTTCGGCCAAAAAACCGCGTCTGCCGCTTGATCACATTTATCATGAAAATGTCTATCAAGCGGATGATGCCGAGTTTGAAAAGCATTTGTCCGCATATGACGAAACGATTTCAAACTATTATCAAAAGCGGACGGACGGCAAACGGTCTGACAAATGGACAGACCAGATCACCGGCAGCCTCAAAAAGCCGCCGCGTGCGTATATGAATGAATTCGTTAAAGGAAAAGGTTTGAACAAAAGGTAA
- a CDS encoding bifunctional hydroxymethylpyrimidine kinase/phosphomethylpyrimidine kinase, which produces MTMHKALTIAGSDSSGGAGIQADLKTFQEKNVYGMTALTVVVAMDPENNWNHQVFPVDTEVIRAQLSTIVDGIGVDAMKTGMLPTVDIIELAADTIKKHSMKNVVIDPVMVCKGANEVLYPEHAKALRELLAPLATVITPNLFEAGQLSRLGEIKTVEQMKEAAKAIHGLGAQHVLITGGGKLNHEKAVDVLFDGRDAEVIEGERIDTPYTHGAGCTYSAAITAELAKGSNVKEAIYSAKAFITEAIRESFRLNQYVGPTKHSALRLSGK; this is translated from the coding sequence ATGACAATGCACAAAGCACTGACAATCGCCGGCTCTGACTCAAGCGGAGGCGCCGGCATTCAGGCGGACTTAAAAACGTTCCAGGAAAAGAACGTCTATGGAATGACGGCCCTTACGGTTGTTGTCGCCATGGACCCTGAGAACAATTGGAATCATCAGGTGTTCCCAGTTGATACGGAAGTCATCCGCGCTCAGCTGTCGACGATTGTGGACGGCATCGGTGTAGATGCGATGAAAACGGGCATGCTTCCGACAGTTGACATAATTGAATTGGCGGCAGACACAATTAAGAAGCACAGCATGAAAAATGTCGTCATTGATCCGGTTATGGTATGCAAAGGGGCAAATGAAGTGCTGTATCCCGAGCACGCAAAGGCTTTAAGAGAGCTTTTGGCTCCGCTTGCCACGGTCATTACGCCAAATCTTTTTGAAGCCGGCCAGCTCAGCCGCCTTGGAGAAATTAAAACGGTTGAGCAAATGAAGGAAGCGGCAAAGGCCATCCACGGCCTCGGCGCCCAACACGTCCTCATTACAGGGGGAGGCAAACTAAATCACGAAAAAGCGGTAGATGTATTATTTGACGGCCGGGATGCAGAGGTGATCGAAGGAGAAAGAATCGACACCCCATACACGCACGGGGCGGGCTGCACCTACTCCGCGGCAATTACGGCTGAGCTTGCCAAAGGTTCAAATGTAAAAGAAGCCATTTATTCTGCAAAAGCGTTTATTACGGAAGCGATTCGCGAATCGTTCCGTTTGAATCAATACGTCGGGCCGACAAAGCACTCCGCTTTACGACTCAGCGGCAAATAA
- a CDS encoding S8 family peptidase produces MRKSIVRYFVMAFILLFALSTFLTGVQATSVPDKKSPELEKAEIYGDIDVTSDKQTTVIVELKEKSLAEAKADGEKQTKASLKTARSKALKTLKKAKVNREYDRVFSGFSMKLPASEIPKLLAVKEVKAVYPNATYKPDSVKGKDVTLAADAIYPQMDKSAPFIGADQAWKSGYTGKGIKVAVIDTGVDYTHPDLKNNFGPYKGYDFVDNDYDPQETPTGDPRGGATDHGTHVAGTIAANGQIKGVAPEATLLAYRVLGPGGSGTTENVIAGIEKAVADGAKVMNLSLGNSLNSPDYATSIALDWAMAEGVVAVTSNGNSGPENWTVGSPGTSRVAISVGASQLPYNEYSVTLPSYSSAKVMGYQEEKDLEALNGQEVELVEAGLGQADDFSGKDVKGKVAVIQRGVIPFVDKAENAKNAGAIGAVIYNNATGEIEANVMGMAVPTVKLSKEEGEKLVQQIKEGKHSVVFSFKLDKKLGETIASFSSRGPVMDTWMIKPDVSAPGVNIVSTIPTHDPKNPYGYGSKQGTSMASPHVAGTAAILKQAKPDWTPEQIKGVLMNTAEKLTDENGKPLPHNTQGAGSIRIMEALKASSIVTPGSHSYGTFLKDKGKQTKKQAFTIENLSSHRKAYQLEYSFKGTGITVSGTERVVVPANQTGKAAAKVTVNSAKTKAGTYEGTVYIREDGRKVAEIPLLLIVKEPDYPRVTSVTVEPGAKQGAYTIEAYLPGGAEELAFLVYDENLNLLGQAGVYKNQGKGYQSYQWNGKINDAASLKSGKYYMLAYASAKGKSSYVLTEDPFIVE; encoded by the coding sequence TTGAGAAAAAGTATCGTGCGCTATTTTGTTATGGCTTTTATTCTATTATTTGCGTTATCCACATTCCTCACCGGAGTGCAGGCAACTTCCGTTCCCGATAAAAAGTCGCCTGAGCTTGAGAAAGCTGAAATCTACGGTGATATTGATGTGACGTCTGATAAACAGACGACGGTTATCGTGGAACTGAAAGAAAAGTCGCTTGCCGAAGCAAAAGCGGACGGAGAAAAACAAACGAAGGCTTCTCTAAAAACAGCTCGAAGCAAAGCGCTGAAAACACTTAAAAAAGCGAAAGTAAACCGCGAATACGACCGTGTATTTTCGGGCTTTTCTATGAAACTGCCGGCCAGTGAAATTCCAAAGCTGCTCGCCGTCAAGGAAGTTAAAGCGGTTTATCCAAACGCAACTTACAAACCTGACAGCGTAAAAGGAAAAGACGTGACACTTGCAGCAGACGCCATTTATCCACAGATGGATAAAAGTGCCCCGTTCATCGGAGCGGATCAGGCATGGAAATCGGGCTATACCGGTAAAGGCATTAAGGTAGCCGTTATTGATACGGGCGTGGATTACACCCATCCCGACTTAAAGAATAATTTCGGCCCATATAAGGGCTATGACTTTGTGGATAATGATTATGATCCACAGGAAACACCGACAGGCGACCCGCGCGGCGGAGCGACTGATCACGGCACTCATGTTGCAGGAACAATCGCCGCGAACGGACAGATTAAAGGCGTGGCGCCTGAAGCAACGCTTCTTGCTTACCGCGTGCTCGGCCCCGGCGGCTCAGGCACAACCGAGAATGTGATTGCGGGCATTGAAAAAGCCGTTGCAGACGGAGCAAAAGTGATGAACCTCTCATTGGGAAATTCGCTGAACAGCCCTGATTATGCAACAAGCATCGCACTGGACTGGGCGATGGCTGAAGGGGTTGTCGCCGTTACGTCAAACGGTAACAGCGGACCGGAAAACTGGACGGTCGGCTCGCCGGGAACATCAAGGGTTGCGATTTCCGTCGGCGCATCACAGCTTCCGTATAATGAGTATTCGGTGACGCTTCCTTCGTATTCATCAGCAAAGGTGATGGGATACCAAGAGGAAAAGGATCTTGAAGCATTGAACGGTCAAGAGGTGGAACTCGTTGAAGCCGGCCTCGGACAAGCTGACGATTTCTCAGGCAAAGATGTGAAAGGAAAAGTTGCGGTTATCCAGAGAGGCGTCATACCATTTGTTGATAAGGCTGAAAATGCCAAAAACGCCGGCGCTATCGGAGCCGTGATTTACAATAATGCAACAGGGGAAATCGAGGCAAACGTCATGGGGATGGCCGTACCGACCGTCAAATTGTCAAAAGAAGAGGGCGAAAAGCTTGTTCAACAGATCAAAGAAGGGAAACACTCCGTTGTCTTTTCTTTCAAATTGGACAAAAAGCTGGGGGAAACAATTGCCTCATTCTCGTCCCGCGGGCCTGTCATGGATACATGGATGATTAAACCTGACGTTTCAGCGCCAGGCGTCAACATCGTCAGCACCATTCCGACCCACGATCCGAAAAACCCGTACGGTTACGGTTCAAAACAGGGAACAAGCATGGCTTCCCCGCATGTCGCGGGAACGGCAGCCATATTAAAGCAGGCCAAACCGGATTGGACGCCTGAGCAAATCAAAGGCGTACTGATGAATACGGCGGAAAAACTGACGGATGAAAATGGAAAGCCTCTCCCTCACAATACGCAAGGAGCGGGCAGCATCCGCATCATGGAGGCCCTTAAAGCTTCATCCATTGTAACGCCGGGCAGCCATTCATACGGAACATTCCTGAAAGACAAAGGGAAACAGACGAAAAAACAAGCGTTCACGATTGAAAACCTTTCTTCACACAGAAAAGCCTATCAGCTCGAATACTCCTTTAAAGGAACGGGCATCACGGTATCAGGAACGGAACGAGTCGTGGTACCGGCCAATCAAACAGGTAAAGCAGCGGCAAAAGTAACCGTCAATTCCGCGAAAACGAAAGCAGGCACATATGAAGGCACGGTTTACATCCGTGAAGACGGAAGAAAAGTCGCCGAAATCCCGCTCCTATTGATCGTCAAAGAGCCAGACTACCCGCGCGTCACATCCGTAACAGTTGAACCGGGAGCAAAGCAGGGCGCTTACACGATCGAAGCCTACCTGCCGGGCGGGGCTGAAGAGCTCGCATTTCTCGTCTATGATGAAAACCTGAACCTTCTCGGCCAGGCCGGCGTTTACAAAAACCAGGGCAAAGGCTATCAATCTTATCAATGGAACGGCAAAATCAATGACGCCGCATCCCTTAAGTCCGGAAAATACTATATGCTTGCCTATGCATCCGCCAAAGGGAAATCAAGCTACGTATTGACGGAAGACCCTTTTATCGTCGAATAA
- a CDS encoding sucrose-specific PTS transporter subunit IIBC codes for MIHKEIAVRLIQLLGGEDNVISAAHCATRLRLVIKDEAKIDQEKVEELEGVKGAFSSSGQYQIIFGTGLVNKVYEQFAKELNLDQKETVQHSDAAKGKMNPLARFAKTLSNIFVPIIPAIVASGLLMGLLGMMKAFQWVDPDAALYKMLDMFSSAAFIILPILIGVSAAKEFGSNPYLGAVLGGILIHPSLFNPWGLATASPDVMDFYGLKIEMLGYQGTVVPILLAVYVMSKIEKGVRRIVPNAIDLLVTPFVTIISTGFIAFIAIGPLGRMLGTGITNILTYVYDVAGPVAGLIFGGTYSLIVLTGVHHSFHAIEAGLIADIGRNYLLPIWSMSNVAQGGAGLAVFFLAKRAKTKEIALPAAFSSFLGITEPVIFGVNLRYRRPFIAAMAGGALGAAYVVFMNVAANAYGLTGIPMIAIVAPLGMGNLIHYLIGMAISVTVAFITAFILGINEDEKK; via the coding sequence ATGATTCATAAAGAAATCGCTGTACGTCTTATACAGCTTCTTGGCGGAGAAGATAATGTCATCAGTGCAGCTCATTGTGCGACAAGGCTTCGTTTGGTGATTAAGGACGAAGCAAAAATCGACCAGGAAAAGGTCGAAGAGCTGGAAGGTGTAAAAGGAGCCTTTTCAAGCTCTGGTCAATACCAGATTATTTTCGGAACAGGGCTTGTTAATAAAGTGTATGAACAGTTTGCCAAAGAGCTGAATCTTGACCAAAAGGAAACGGTTCAGCACAGCGATGCCGCAAAGGGAAAAATGAATCCTTTAGCGCGATTTGCGAAAACGCTGTCAAATATTTTCGTGCCAATCATCCCGGCCATTGTTGCAAGCGGTTTATTAATGGGGCTGTTGGGAATGATGAAGGCATTTCAGTGGGTCGATCCTGATGCGGCGCTGTATAAAATGCTTGATATGTTCTCGAGCGCGGCATTTATTATCCTTCCGATCTTGATCGGTGTCAGTGCTGCGAAAGAGTTTGGCAGCAATCCTTACCTGGGGGCTGTACTTGGAGGAATTTTAATTCACCCGAGCTTGTTCAATCCTTGGGGACTTGCAACTGCATCACCGGATGTGATGGACTTTTACGGACTCAAAATCGAGATGCTTGGCTATCAAGGAACCGTTGTTCCAATTTTGCTTGCCGTATATGTGATGAGTAAAATCGAAAAAGGCGTAAGAAGAATCGTTCCAAATGCGATCGATCTATTAGTAACACCGTTTGTCACGATTATTTCAACGGGATTCATTGCTTTTATCGCGATCGGTCCTTTAGGAAGAATGCTTGGTACAGGGATCACGAACATTTTAACATATGTGTATGACGTTGCCGGGCCTGTTGCCGGACTGATTTTCGGGGGAACATACTCGCTGATCGTTCTAACTGGTGTCCACCACAGTTTCCATGCGATTGAGGCCGGCCTTATCGCTGATATCGGCAGGAACTACCTGCTCCCGATCTGGTCTATGTCCAATGTCGCCCAAGGCGGGGCCGGACTTGCCGTATTCTTTTTGGCAAAGCGTGCAAAAACAAAAGAAATTGCTTTACCTGCCGCTTTCTCTTCTTTTCTCGGCATTACCGAACCTGTTATTTTCGGTGTCAACCTCCGTTACCGCCGGCCGTTTATCGCGGCAATGGCCGGGGGAGCGCTGGGAGCTGCATACGTTGTCTTTATGAATGTTGCAGCAAACGCATACGGTTTGACGGGAATTCCGATGATTGCGATTGTCGCCCCGCTTGGAATGGGCAACCTGATCCACTATTTAATCGGAATGGCGATTTCTGTGACTGTCGCATTTATCACAGCCTTTATCTTAGGCATTAATGAAGACGAGAAAAAGTGA
- a CDS encoding glycosyltransferase family 2 protein, producing MNISIVVVTHNRVTALCELLESIAKQSVEPFEVIIVNDAGESVDFVERLYSELPIRVIHLKENVKHVKARNIGVKEASGDVIMLCDDDDFFTPCHMERMLNALETADFVYSDAEIVSFEEKEDMRIPTSRYLFAYSFNLDEMRKFSTYVPSGSMYKRSLHDEIGYFDPAVHNYWDWDFFLRAAERFRVKRVPFASVIYAFSDQGDNQSGDLGGMRQYYLDVLSEKHQLGKLPTKNFFVLLEEPAMKKREAESEIVWDGKPVASRLTAARQLN from the coding sequence ATGAACATATCTATCGTAGTTGTCACGCATAATCGGGTCACCGCTTTGTGCGAATTGCTTGAATCTATTGCAAAACAGTCTGTTGAACCGTTTGAAGTTATTATTGTTAATGATGCCGGGGAGAGCGTCGACTTTGTTGAGCGCCTTTATTCAGAGCTTCCGATCAGAGTTATACATCTGAAAGAAAACGTGAAGCATGTAAAAGCGAGAAATATAGGGGTGAAAGAAGCTTCCGGAGACGTTATTATGCTGTGTGATGATGATGATTTTTTCACGCCGTGCCATATGGAGAGAATGTTGAATGCGCTGGAGACCGCCGATTTTGTTTATTCGGATGCTGAGATTGTGTCTTTTGAAGAAAAAGAGGATATGAGAATTCCGACAAGCCGTTACCTTTTTGCGTATTCCTTTAACTTGGATGAAATGAGGAAGTTTTCTACATATGTTCCTTCAGGAAGTATGTACAAACGATCTCTTCATGACGAAATCGGCTACTTCGATCCTGCCGTCCACAATTATTGGGATTGGGACTTTTTCCTGAGAGCGGCTGAGCGGTTTCGCGTGAAAAGAGTTCCTTTCGCAAGCGTAATCTATGCGTTTTCAGACCAGGGTGACAACCAGTCCGGAGATCTTGGCGGAATGAGGCAGTATTACTTGGATGTCTTGAGTGAAAAGCATCAGCTTGGCAAGCTGCCGACAAAGAACTTTTTCGTGCTACTCGAAGAACCTGCCATGAAAAAAAGGGAAGCGGAAAGCGAAATCGTCTGGGATGGAAAACCGGTTGCATCCAGGCTCACTGCTGCAAGACAATTGAACTAA
- a CDS encoding PRD domain-containing protein, translating into MKIYKVLNNNAAIIKEDGQEKIVMGPGIAFQKGKNDTIPRNKVEKIFTIHEENEKFKQILETLPEEHIEAAEEIISYAEGQLSAPLSDHIHIALVDHLSFAIERVRKGFVIQNKLLNEIKALYKKEYEIGLWAIDLVKEKLKVELPDDEAGYIALHIHTAKMDAENMQKTLKYTNIIKELIEKIECCFNQKIDENSISYQRLVTHLRYAINRLESNEAFHVMDDDMLYFIRQKYPESYRCAAGLADYVKTEYDLHLPESEVGYITLHVQRLNDSYR; encoded by the coding sequence TTGAAAATCTATAAAGTATTGAACAACAATGCAGCAATCATAAAGGAGGATGGTCAAGAAAAAATTGTCATGGGACCTGGTATCGCTTTTCAAAAAGGCAAAAACGATACCATTCCAAGAAACAAGGTAGAAAAAATTTTTACCATTCATGAAGAAAATGAAAAGTTTAAACAAATCCTCGAAACACTTCCGGAAGAACATATTGAAGCTGCCGAAGAGATCATCAGCTATGCGGAAGGGCAGCTGTCCGCACCGTTGAGCGATCATATCCACATCGCCCTTGTGGATCATTTGTCATTTGCGATCGAGCGAGTCCGCAAAGGATTCGTCATTCAAAATAAATTGTTAAATGAAATCAAAGCGCTTTATAAAAAAGAATATGAGATCGGACTCTGGGCAATCGATTTGGTCAAAGAAAAACTGAAAGTCGAATTGCCTGATGATGAAGCGGGTTATATTGCGCTGCATATTCATACCGCAAAAATGGATGCGGAAAACATGCAGAAGACTCTAAAATACACGAACATCATCAAAGAATTGATAGAAAAAATCGAATGCTGTTTCAATCAGAAGATTGACGAAAACAGCATCTCATATCAGCGTCTTGTCACGCATCTCAGGTATGCCATCAACCGGCTGGAATCAAATGAAGCGTTTCATGTCATGGACGATGACATGCTTTATTTCATCCGGCAAAAGTATCCTGAAAGCTACCGATGTGCGGCAGGGCTGGCGGATTACGTAAAAACTGAATATGATCTTCATCTTCCGGAATCAGAAGTCGGATATATTACGCTGCATGTCCAGCGTTTAAATGATTCCTATAGGTAA
- a CDS encoding sucrose-6-phosphate hydrolase produces the protein MNQDQELRQKAMNRVEEYRDIVNLDPYRLHYHIMPPVGLLNDPNGFIQWKGVYHLFYQWMPFKTGHGAKLWGHYSSADLVNWRHEEIALTPSDWFDKNGCYSGSAIAENDVLHLFYTGNVRDGEGNRETYQCLAVSKDGISFEKQGVVARLPKGYTAHFRDPKVWKKNGSWYMVLGAQTENLEGRAVLFQSDNLKDWQFLGDITGSNTDQLGEFGYMWECPDMFELDGKDVLIVCPQGLEAEEMLYQNVYQSGYFVGELNELKPWFTHGDFEELDRGFDFYAPQTTKDESGRRILVAWMGVPDQDEQSQPTIPHQWVHCMTLPRELHLQNDKIVQKPVEELRTLRQNEKNAAISLNQGTEKLDIVQPDKAELFISPKVIEEGFEISFRGAARLIYNKAEGIITLERNSYVDEKTEARQCRLQELRNLNIFLDASSIEIFVNEGEEVFTARYFPYPGNNDVWISARKEIIMNVTSWTMA, from the coding sequence ATGAATCAAGATCAGGAGCTTCGTCAAAAGGCAATGAACCGGGTTGAAGAATACCGGGATATTGTAAACCTTGATCCCTATCGGCTGCATTATCATATCATGCCTCCTGTCGGACTGCTGAATGATCCGAACGGGTTCATTCAGTGGAAAGGGGTGTACCATCTTTTTTATCAGTGGATGCCTTTTAAAACGGGGCACGGTGCAAAGTTATGGGGACACTACTCCTCAGCAGATCTGGTTAACTGGCGGCATGAAGAGATCGCCCTCACGCCGAGCGACTGGTTTGATAAAAACGGTTGTTATTCAGGAAGCGCGATCGCTGAAAATGATGTGCTGCATCTGTTTTACACGGGGAATGTCAGAGACGGCGAGGGAAATAGGGAGACCTATCAATGTCTCGCCGTCTCAAAAGACGGCATCTCGTTTGAAAAGCAGGGGGTTGTTGCAAGGCTTCCGAAAGGGTATACGGCTCATTTCCGCGACCCGAAAGTATGGAAAAAGAACGGCAGCTGGTACATGGTGCTCGGCGCCCAGACTGAAAATCTTGAGGGAAGGGCGGTGCTGTTTCAATCGGATAATCTGAAGGACTGGCAGTTCCTCGGCGATATCACAGGTTCAAATACAGATCAGCTCGGGGAATTCGGCTATATGTGGGAATGCCCTGACATGTTCGAACTGGACGGCAAAGACGTCTTAATTGTCTGTCCGCAAGGCCTTGAAGCAGAAGAGATGCTCTACCAAAACGTCTATCAGTCAGGCTATTTTGTCGGTGAATTGAACGAGCTGAAACCCTGGTTTACACACGGAGATTTCGAAGAGCTTGACCGCGGCTTTGACTTTTATGCGCCGCAGACGACAAAAGACGAATCAGGCCGGAGGATATTGGTTGCCTGGATGGGTGTTCCAGACCAAGATGAACAGAGCCAGCCGACGATTCCGCATCAATGGGTGCACTGTATGACATTGCCGAGGGAATTGCATTTACAAAACGATAAAATCGTTCAAAAACCGGTCGAGGAGCTTAGAACGCTCCGCCAAAACGAAAAAAACGCGGCAATATCGCTTAATCAAGGCACCGAAAAATTGGACATTGTTCAACCGGACAAAGCTGAGCTTTTCATCAGTCCGAAAGTTATTGAAGAGGGTTTTGAGATTTCCTTCAGGGGTGCAGCCCGACTCATATACAATAAAGCAGAAGGCATCATAACCTTGGAGAGAAACAGTTATGTTGATGAAAAAACGGAAGCCAGACAGTGCCGTTTGCAGGAGCTTCGCAATTTAAACATCTTTTTAGACGCCTCTTCTATTGAAATCTTCGTCAATGAGGGAGAGGAAGTCTTTACGGCAAGATATTTTCCTTACCCGGGAAATAATGATGTTTGGATCAGTGCCAGAAAAGAAATCATAATGAATGTGACATCCTGGACAATGGCATAA
- a CDS encoding uracil-DNA glycosylase yields MKQILNDSWWQQLKDEFDKPYYQELREMLKREYAEHTVYPEPNDIYNALHYTSYENVKVVILGQDPYHGPGQAHGLSFSVQPGVNPPPSLKNIFIELQNDIGADIPNHGSLVSWAKQGVLLLNTVLTVRRGQANSHKGKGWEQLTDSIIDVLNKRDKPVVFILWGRHAQMKKERIDTSKHFIIQSPHPSPFSARNGFFGSRPFSRANQYLEQIGDEPIDWSLPNL; encoded by the coding sequence TTGAAACAGATTTTGAATGACAGCTGGTGGCAACAGCTGAAGGACGAGTTTGATAAGCCTTATTATCAAGAACTGAGGGAAATGCTGAAAAGGGAGTATGCTGAACACACCGTATATCCTGAACCGAACGATATATACAATGCTTTGCATTATACTTCCTATGAAAATGTGAAAGTCGTAATTCTCGGCCAAGACCCGTATCACGGTCCGGGTCAGGCCCATGGCTTAAGTTTTTCCGTACAACCCGGCGTCAATCCACCGCCTTCTTTGAAAAATATTTTTATAGAATTGCAGAATGACATCGGCGCCGACATCCCGAATCACGGTTCTCTCGTCAGCTGGGCTAAGCAAGGCGTTCTGCTGCTGAACACCGTTTTGACCGTGAGACGGGGCCAGGCAAATTCGCATAAAGGGAAAGGCTGGGAACAGCTCACAGATAGTATAATAGATGTTTTAAACAAAAGAGACAAACCGGTCGTTTTTATTCTCTGGGGCCGGCATGCCCAAATGAAAAAAGAACGAATCGATACATCCAAGCATTTTATTATCCAATCGCCGCATCCGAGCCCGTTCTCGGCTAGAAACGGGTTTTTCGGGAGCAGACCGTTTTCAAGAGCCAATCAGTATTTGGAACAAATCGGGGATGAGCCGATTGACTGGTCCCTTCCGAATCTTTAA